Proteins from a single region of Hordeum vulgare subsp. vulgare chromosome 6H, MorexV3_pseudomolecules_assembly, whole genome shotgun sequence:
- the LOC123406046 gene encoding agamous-like MADS-box protein AGL80, translated as MARKKVTLQYIANDSTRRGTFKKRLRGLMKKADELAILCDVRTCVLVYGEGEPAAPEVFPSHAKAAAILTRFRSMPELGQCKNKMNQAGFLTQRIDKLRDQVDKSRRECRDREIKVLLHRAMLGTLPGLAGLTIEDLTSVGWKVDVLLRTIGERIAKIHSLSQLATPPAAYQLTTGSMEDMESPSLYQVQAPQQQQDEEWLDMVPRPGQDLGTQLLYGGYTTGGHDGSSFSSSSGGDTNMNMMMMQPFDLGFGLSHFPPM; from the coding sequence ATGGCTCGCAAGAAGGTGACCCTGCAGTACATCGCCAACGACTCCACCCGGCGCGGCACCTTCAAGAAGCGCCTCAGGGGGCTCATGAAGAAGGCGGACGAGCTGGCCATCCTCTGCGACGTCAGGACCTGCGTGCTCGTCTACGGCGAGGGCGAGCCGGCCGCGCCGGAGGTCTTCCCCTCCCACGCCAAGGCGGCCGCCATCCTCACCCGCTTCCGCAGCATGCCGGAGCTGGGCCAGTGCAAGAACAAGATGAACCAGGCGGGCTTCCTCACGCAGCGCATCGACAAGCTCCGCGACCAGGTCGACAAGTCCCGCCGCGAGTGCCGCGACCGCGAGATCAAGGTCCTCCTGCACAGGGCCATGCTCGGCACCCTCCCGGGCCTCGCCGGACTCACCATCGAGGACCTCACCAGCGTCGGATGGAAGGTCGACGTCCTCCTCAGGACCATCGGCGAACGCATCGCCAAAATCCATTCCCTCTCCCAGCTGGCGACGCCGCCAGCGGCATACCAGCTCACCACCGGCAGCATGGAGGACATGGAGTCTCCGTCTCTGTACCAGGTCCAGGcgccgcagcagcagcaggacgagGAATGGCTTGACATGGTGCCCCGGCCCGGACAAGACCTCGGTACCCAGCTGCTCTACGGTGGCTATACCACCGGTGGCCACGACGGCTccagcttctcctcctcctccggcggtgATACgaatatgaatatgatgatgatgcagcCCTTCGATCTGGGCTTCGGTCTAAGCCATTTCCCACCCATGTAA